AAGATAGCCAAAATAGGTATGTGAATAAGATAAAGAGTTTGAATATGTTTCGTCCTTTAGCGTTATTTATCGGCTTACGGTACACCCGAGCAGAGCGTAGTAATGGCTTTATCTCTTTTATATCGTTGATATCAATGGTGGGTTTGACCCTTGGGGTTGCGGTACTGATCACAGTCTTATCGGTAATGAATGGCTTTGATCGTGAGTTAAAAACCCGTATTTTGGGGATGGTGCCGCAGGCGACAGTGACATCTCCTGAGGTTATTAGCGATTGGAAGTTGTTGGCTGATCGTATTGAAGAAGATCCCGAAGTCACCGCAGTTGCACCTTTTATTCAGCTGCAAGGGATGCTGACAGCAAACGGTCAAGTCGCTGGAATTATGGTGACTGGTATAGAGCCTGAATATGAAAAAAACGTCTCTATTATTGATAATCATATGACAGAAGGCAGTATTGATACGTTAAAAAACGGTGACTTTAGTATCGTGCTGGGTGAAGAGATGGTGCGGTCTTTAGGGTTGGGGTTAGGTGACAAAGTCACGCTGGTATTGCCAGAAGCCTCCCCATCACCTGCAGGGGTGATACCACGCTTTAAGCGTTTTACCTTGACGGGTATCTTCAGCATTAGTCCTGAAGTCGATAGCTTAATGGCCTTTATTCCGATGAATGATGCGGCCAAGCTCCTACGTCTGCCAGAAGGCGCACAAGGGGTACGTATGAAGCTTGACGATCTGTTTAACGCACCCATTGCCGCCCAGAATGCTGCTGCCATTGCGCCTCAGCAGTTGTATCCAAATGATTGGACACAAACCCATGGCAATCTATTTGGTGCAATCCAAATGGAAAAAGCGATGGTTGGTTTACTGCTGTTTTTGATC
The sequence above is a segment of the Psychrobacter fulvigenes genome. Coding sequences within it:
- a CDS encoding lipoprotein-releasing ABC transporter permease subunit, whose protein sequence is MFRPLALFIGLRYTRAERSNGFISFISLISMVGLTLGVAVLITVLSVMNGFDRELKTRILGMVPQATVTSPEVISDWKLLADRIEEDPEVTAVAPFIQLQGMLTANGQVAGIMVTGIEPEYEKNVSIIDNHMTEGSIDTLKNGDFSIVLGEEMVRSLGLGLGDKVTLVLPEASPSPAGVIPRFKRFTLTGIFSISPEVDSLMAFIPMNDAAKLLRLPEGAQGVRMKLDDLFNAPIAAQNAAAIAPQQLYPNDWTQTHGNLFGAIQMEKAMVGLLLFLIILVAAFNIVSSLVMLVTDKKADIAILKTFGASPRLITQVFMVQGVVIGVIGTVAGTILGIVFALSVSDILGWINQSFGLNLFDAYFINYLPSQLRLSDVVLITGASFVLSFLATIYPARRAAKIQPAQTLRYE